The proteins below are encoded in one region of Ereboglobus luteus:
- a CDS encoding phospholipase D-like domain-containing protein → MFGNLVKRGVDVKLLTNSLASTDVAIVHAGYARYRAPLIDAGVQLYELRVIPSSTKKRFFRGKRTGISLHAKAFVIDRRITFIGSMNIDPRSELLNTEMGVLVESPELSRELAAFFNEAIEPDSSYQVRITKPDTEGNRKLYWTGTPDGKPATYNTDPNASVWRRVKTTLLRIFPIEGLL, encoded by the coding sequence ATGTTCGGCAATCTCGTCAAACGCGGCGTCGACGTAAAACTTCTCACCAACTCGCTCGCCTCCACCGATGTCGCCATCGTGCATGCCGGCTACGCCCGTTACCGCGCCCCGCTCATTGATGCCGGCGTCCAGCTTTACGAGCTTCGGGTCATTCCGTCCTCAACTAAAAAACGATTCTTCCGGGGCAAACGCACCGGCATCAGCCTCCACGCAAAAGCCTTTGTCATCGACCGACGCATTACCTTCATCGGCTCCATGAACATCGACCCCCGCTCCGAACTCCTCAACACCGAGATGGGCGTGCTGGTCGAAAGCCCCGAACTCTCCCGCGAACTCGCCGCATTCTTCAACGAGGCCATTGAGCCCGATAGCAGCTACCAAGTCCGCATCACCAAGCCCGACACCGAAGGCAACCGCAAACTCTACTGGACCGGCACCCCCGACGGCAAACCCGCCACCTACAACACCGACCCCAACGCCAGCGTCTGGCGCCGCGTGAAAACC
- a CDS encoding phospholipase D-like domain-containing protein: MFAAHNSTKVKKRRDTVSRFFLIGGNTHGAGIAFLLTLFLLLASGCSSVRKNYAKVASEALPPPPHTINTRHIAEQLAMQPEGHSGFRLLALGTEALTARIALADQAASSLDVQYYMIHDDSTGRLVIKHILAAADRGVRVRVLIDDIHVIGNDRNILAIDTHPNVEVRIFNPFKIRKSLALGLATQFLFDGRRLNRRMHNKSFIADNQVAIIGGRNIGDEYFDARQDMNFRDLDVLAVGPIVAQISQSFDDFWNSDAAYPLVAFYDQDKASKKLIALRATLEKNARDYPSTENIRVLFSPTFAIDDDPDDLFEDDLTESHAETPHPRRFNWCWAPAQLIADDPGKANPYDAPKKGPHIGEKLAEIITTANEELLLISPTLSPVPKGWKCSAISSNAAST, encoded by the coding sequence GTGTTCGCCGCGCACAACAGCACAAAAGTAAAAAAGCGCAGAGACACTGTTTCGCGTTTTTTTCTTATCGGCGGCAACACACACGGCGCGGGCATAGCCTTCCTTCTCACGCTATTTCTGCTTCTGGCCAGCGGTTGCTCGAGTGTTCGGAAAAATTACGCCAAGGTCGCCTCAGAGGCGCTGCCCCCGCCTCCGCACACGATCAACACAAGGCACATCGCCGAGCAACTCGCCATGCAGCCCGAGGGACATTCCGGCTTCCGGCTCCTCGCACTCGGCACCGAGGCGCTCACCGCCCGCATCGCACTCGCTGACCAGGCCGCCAGTTCGCTCGATGTCCAATATTACATGATTCACGACGACTCCACCGGTCGCCTCGTCATCAAGCACATCCTGGCCGCCGCCGACCGTGGCGTGCGCGTGCGCGTGCTTATCGACGACATTCATGTGATCGGCAACGACCGCAATATCCTTGCCATCGACACGCATCCCAATGTCGAGGTCCGCATCTTCAACCCCTTCAAAATTCGAAAAAGCCTCGCGCTCGGCCTTGCCACCCAGTTCCTCTTCGATGGGCGCCGTCTCAACCGGCGCATGCACAACAAATCCTTCATCGCCGACAACCAGGTCGCGATCATCGGAGGGCGCAACATCGGCGACGAATATTTCGACGCCCGGCAAGACATGAACTTCCGCGACCTCGATGTTCTCGCCGTCGGCCCCATCGTCGCCCAGATCAGCCAAAGTTTCGACGATTTCTGGAACAGCGACGCCGCCTACCCGCTCGTAGCATTTTACGATCAAGACAAAGCCTCCAAAAAACTAATCGCCCTTCGCGCCACCCTTGAAAAGAACGCGCGCGATTACCCCTCGACTGAAAATATCCGCGTCCTATTCTCCCCGACCTTCGCCATTGACGACGACCCCGACGACCTCTTCGAAGACGATCTGACCGAATCCCATGCAGAAACACCCCACCCTCGGCGCTTCAACTGGTGCTGGGCGCCCGCGCAACTCATCGCCGACGATCCCGGCAAGGCAAACCCCTACGACGCCCCAAAAAAAGGCCCGCACATCGGCGAAAAACTCGCCGAAATCATCACCACCGCCAATGAGGAACTCCTTCTCATCTCCCCTACCTTGTCCCCCGTCCCCAAGGGGTGGAAATGTTCGGCAATCTCGTCAAACGCGGCGTCGACGTAA